TGTGAAAGTGCCGATACCTGATATATATACCTCTTCGTTGTTTTTGAGCGCATTCGAAAGGCTTGTTGCGAGAGAATTCAAAGCCCTGTCCGCCTGCAATTTTGTTAATCCGCTGTCTGCAGCAATTAACTCAACTAAGTCCTGATTGGTCATACGAGTACCTCCTACC
The genomic region above belongs to Candidatus Neomarinimicrobiota bacterium and contains:
- a CDS encoding HU family DNA-binding protein → MTNQDLVELIAADSGLTKLQADRALNSLATSLSNALKNNEEVYISGIGTFTTSRIPAEGDSSSAAQGSANIGTTRIPQFEPVTDLLAAVR